From Patulibacter sp. SYSU D01012:
CGCCAGCGCGTCGAGCCCGTCGCTCGTGGCGCCGGAGAGCAGCGGCGTGCCGGCGAGCTCGCCCATCGCGCGGCGCTCGTCCTCCCCCACCCCGGCCGGCCACGTCGGCAGCGCGCCCGGCGCCGCGACGCCCATCAGGCCCCAGTGCCCGACGATGGAGTCCTTGCCGGGGCCGAGGGCGTCGAGGCGGCCGTGGATCGCGGGCCGGGCGGCGGGCGGCACGCCGGCGATCGGAGCGATGGCGCCCAGCCCGAGCCCGCCGAGCGCCGGCAGGTCGAGCCCGCCGACGAGCTGCGCGAGGTGCCCGAGGGTGTCGGCGCCCTCGTCCCCGTAGTCGCCGGCGTCCGGCAGCGCCCCCACGCCGCAGGCGTCGAGGACGAGGACGAACGCCCGGCGGGGCACGGCGCTAGGCGTGGCGCGCGCGGGGGTGCGCGTCGCGGTAGACGTCCTGCAGCCGCTGCGCCGACAGGTGCGTGTACATCTGCGTCGTGGCGATGTCCGCGTGGCCGAGCATCTCCTGCAGCGTACGCAGGTCGCAGCCGCCCGCGAGCAGGTGGGTCGCGAAGGAGTGCCGCAGCGTGTGCGGGCTCATCCGGTCCTCGAGCCCGGCGCTCTTCGCGTGGCGCTGGACGATCTTGTACAGGCCCTGCCGGCTCAGGCGGCCGCCGCGGGCGTTGACGAACAGCGCGCGCTCCACGCCGCCGCCGACGAGCTCGCCGCGGGCGTCGCGGACGTAGCGGGTGACCGCGTCGATCGCCCGGCGGCCGATCGGCACCATGCGCTCCTTGCTGCCCTTGCCGCGGGCGCGGAGCATGGCGTCCTGCAGGTCGACGTCGCCGACGTCCAGGCCCGTCGCCTCGCTCGCGCGCAGGCCGCAGGCGTACATGAGCTCGAGGATCGCGCGGTCCCGCAGCACGATCGGGTCGACGTGACCGTCGCGGCCGGGCATCGCCAGCAGCTTGGCGACCTCGGCCCGCGTCAGGACCTTCGGCAGCTGCTCGCGCTTGCGCGGGCCGCGCACGTCGGTGGTCGGGTCGGCCTCGAGCAGCCCCTCGCGGCGCACGTGGCGGTAGAAGCTGCGCAGGCACGCCGCCTTGCGCTGGATCGTCGCCGCGGCCGCGGGCCGGCGCTCCGAGCCGTCGGCGTTCGTGCCGCCGGCCGCCAGGCCGTCGAGGAACGCCGTGATGTCGTCGCCGGTCGCCTGCAGCGGCTCGACGCCCCGCTCGGCGAGGAAGGCGGCGTACTGCGCCAGGTCCGAGCGGTACGCGTCGAGGGTGTTGCGGGACAGGCCGCGCTCGAACTCCAGGTACGCCAGGAAGTCGAGGACGAGCCCGGCGGTGCGGGACGGAGCGGTCGCGGCGGGTGGCTGCATGGACGTGGGGCGGATTGCGCCCGGGCGCGGCGGTCCCTGCGCGGTGCAACGGGGCGTGCGCCGCCTGCAAGGCGCGGTGCGCGGTCACGGGACGTTCACGGCGCGGTCACCGCGCGGCGACATGGCGAGCGGGGACGCGCCATAGCGTCGGCCCCCGCGACGGCGGCGTCCCGGCCGCCGACGCGCTTCCCCCGAACACCACAGGAGCTCGCTTGCTGTCCCCACGTCTGTCGGCCGCCGTCGCGGCCGCCGTCCTCGCCGGTCTCGGCGCGGCCGTCCCCACCGCCGCCCCCGCGGCCGACGTCCCCGCCGGCGACGTCGTGCTGTCCGAGAGCTTCTCGGGCGACGCGCTGCCCGCCGGGTGGACGCCCGTCGCCGGCGACTGGAAGGTGCAGGACGGTCGCCTCGTCGGCACGAGCGGCGCCGACCTGGGCCGGATCACCTTCGGCCCGCACCTGCGCGACTACCGGATCGAG
This genomic window contains:
- the xerD gene encoding site-specific tyrosine recombinase XerD, with the protein product MQPPAATAPSRTAGLVLDFLAYLEFERGLSRNTLDAYRSDLAQYAAFLAERGVEPLQATGDDITAFLDGLAAGGTNADGSERRPAAAATIQRKAACLRSFYRHVRREGLLEADPTTDVRGPRKREQLPKVLTRAEVAKLLAMPGRDGHVDPIVLRDRAILELMYACGLRASEATGLDVGDVDLQDAMLRARGKGSKERMVPIGRRAIDAVTRYVRDARGELVGGGVERALFVNARGGRLSRQGLYKIVQRHAKSAGLEDRMSPHTLRHSFATHLLAGGCDLRTLQEMLGHADIATTQMYTHLSAQRLQDVYRDAHPRARHA